A window of Streptomyces sp. DG1A-41 contains these coding sequences:
- a CDS encoding NUDIX hydrolase, which translates to MSVAGVIVDDQGRALLIKRRDNGHWEPPGGVLEREETIPEALQREVHEETGIKIELPATLTGVYKNMTGLIVSMVFRCQAADGTPTTGYETRALRWATREEVIELADEAYAIRVLDALDAASPPAIRAHDGVKLV; encoded by the coding sequence GTGAGCGTCGCCGGGGTCATCGTCGATGACCAAGGCCGGGCCCTGCTGATCAAGCGCCGCGACAACGGTCACTGGGAGCCCCCGGGCGGCGTCCTCGAACGTGAGGAAACCATCCCTGAGGCCCTCCAGCGTGAAGTTCACGAAGAGACCGGCATCAAGATCGAGCTTCCTGCGACCCTGACCGGCGTCTACAAGAACATGACGGGCCTGATCGTCTCCATGGTCTTCCGCTGCCAGGCAGCCGACGGCACACCCACCACCGGGTACGAGACCCGCGCACTGCGCTGGGCCACCCGCGAAGAGGTCATCGAACTCGCCGACGAGGCCTACGCGATCCGCGTCCTTGACGCACTCGACGCGGCGTCCCCGCCGGCCATACGCGCCCACGACGGCGTGAAACTCGTCTAG
- a CDS encoding GntR family transcriptional regulator, which produces MTSLPSILGGLDPTSDRAVFRQIADQLREAIDRGRFKEGEKLPSEAELVEHYGVSRMTVRNSFSVLQGEGLVHAEHGKGVFVRPRPPVRRLASDRFARRHREQGKSAFIVEADAAGSHPKVDSLEVKEEKASQDISTRLGSVRRVLARRRRYLLDGRPVEFATSYLPLDIARGTQIAEPNPGPGGIYARLEELGHQLDHFEEEIRARMPSPSEVKTLQLASGVPVIHLIRTAFDTAGRAVEVCDTVMAADAYVLSYQLPAT; this is translated from the coding sequence GTGACGTCTCTACCGAGCATTCTCGGCGGCCTCGACCCGACCAGTGATCGTGCGGTCTTCCGGCAGATCGCCGATCAGCTGCGCGAGGCCATCGACCGTGGGCGATTCAAGGAGGGGGAGAAGCTGCCTTCTGAAGCTGAGCTGGTCGAGCACTACGGCGTTTCCCGGATGACGGTCCGCAACTCCTTCTCGGTGCTCCAGGGTGAGGGCCTGGTGCACGCCGAGCACGGCAAGGGCGTCTTCGTCCGGCCCCGGCCCCCGGTGCGGCGGCTCGCCTCGGACCGGTTCGCCCGGCGCCACCGTGAGCAGGGCAAATCCGCGTTCATCGTGGAGGCCGACGCCGCCGGCAGTCACCCGAAGGTGGACAGTCTGGAGGTCAAGGAGGAGAAGGCCAGCCAGGACATCTCCACCCGCCTCGGCTCCGTGCGGCGCGTGCTCGCCCGGCGTCGCCGGTACCTGCTCGACGGCCGACCGGTCGAGTTCGCCACGTCATACCTCCCGCTCGACATCGCCCGCGGAACACAGATCGCCGAACCCAACCCGGGCCCCGGCGGTATTTACGCCCGGCTTGAGGAGCTGGGCCACCAGCTCGACCACTTCGAGGAGGAGATCAGGGCCCGGATGCCCTCGCCGTCCGAGGTCAAGACGCTGCAACTGGCGTCCGGTGTACCGGTGATCCACCTGATCCGTACCGCTTTCGATACTGCGGGGCGGGCCGTGGAGGTCTGTG
- a CDS encoding pyridoxamine 5'-phosphate oxidase family protein encodes MRETPEELDKLQSLLDSSLSGSTAHLRSIVEGRTITAAQLTGVLTGMCTLALSTVTAKGEPRISGADGHFLHGRWHFGTARNAAKARHLAARPAASVAYMRGEGLGVFTHGTVEELNPEDAETTADWQELLAYLKDFYGDDDAFDWNREVVYYRLNPHWMTVYAPDFDKLTGT; translated from the coding sequence ATGCGCGAAACCCCGGAAGAACTCGACAAGCTCCAGTCCCTCCTCGACTCCTCCCTCTCCGGCTCGACCGCACACCTCCGCTCGATCGTCGAGGGCCGCACCATCACGGCGGCGCAGCTCACCGGGGTCCTCACCGGCATGTGCACGCTTGCCCTCTCCACGGTGACCGCAAAGGGCGAACCGCGGATCAGCGGCGCCGACGGGCACTTCCTGCACGGCCGGTGGCACTTCGGCACGGCGCGCAACGCCGCCAAGGCCCGTCATCTCGCGGCCCGTCCGGCCGCCAGCGTCGCGTACATGCGCGGCGAGGGCCTCGGCGTGTTCACCCACGGCACGGTGGAGGAGCTGAACCCCGAGGACGCCGAGACCACAGCCGACTGGCAGGAACTCCTGGCCTACTTGAAGGACTTCTACGGCGACGACGACGCCTTCGACTGGAACCGCGAGGTCGTCTACTACCGGCTGAACCCACACTGGATGACCGTCTACGCCCCCGACTTCGACAAGCTCACCGGCACGTGA
- a CDS encoding Pycsar system effector family protein yields MAAAALIGAFASAKINPIKFDSAAQWTFWSGCGLATLALVFLGMAVYPYPGNGKQGRMYYFGDMHANGELTESEILNLIQTANHAERNVQQFSVLAPSVARKYRNIRFGMFFSGAALALLAVGTLLGVAH; encoded by the coding sequence GTGGCAGCTGCGGCGCTAATTGGAGCTTTTGCTAGCGCCAAAATCAATCCGATCAAGTTTGACTCCGCAGCGCAATGGACTTTTTGGTCCGGCTGCGGATTGGCAACCCTGGCATTGGTGTTTCTCGGTATGGCCGTATACCCCTATCCGGGCAACGGAAAGCAGGGGCGCATGTACTACTTCGGTGACATGCATGCCAACGGCGAATTGACAGAATCCGAGATTCTGAACCTAATCCAAACGGCGAATCACGCGGAGCGGAACGTCCAACAGTTTTCGGTGCTGGCCCCATCTGTTGCTCGTAAATACAGGAACATCCGCTTTGGTATGTTCTTCTCGGGTGCAGCGCTTGCCCTTCTGGCGGTCGGCACCCTGCTAGGGGTGGCGCACTGA
- a CDS encoding ATP-binding protein has protein sequence MHEYTSTARVWGLSCPGFPEEVSRARRWTRDILRGSPLADDAELIVSELSANAILHTASGTQSGSFHLALAVSPQVVALSVTDEGGTGTAPKVEHQDDQAEHGRGLGMVSAIAHRVVVHDSHSGYTVTAELFTEPRPTRGRPC, from the coding sequence ATGCACGAGTATACGAGTACAGCCCGGGTCTGGGGACTGTCTTGCCCAGGTTTCCCGGAAGAGGTCAGCCGGGCCCGCCGCTGGACGCGGGACATCCTGCGCGGATCTCCCCTGGCCGACGACGCCGAACTGATCGTGAGCGAGCTGAGCGCGAACGCGATCCTCCACACCGCCAGCGGCACTCAGTCCGGCAGCTTCCATCTGGCACTCGCGGTGTCCCCGCAGGTGGTCGCCCTGTCGGTCACCGACGAGGGAGGCACCGGTACCGCTCCGAAGGTCGAGCACCAGGACGACCAGGCCGAGCACGGCCGGGGCCTGGGCATGGTCAGCGCGATCGCACACCGTGTCGTAGTCCACGACAGCCACAGCGGCTACACGGTCACCGCGGAACTTTTCACCGAGCCCCGCCCGACAAGGGGACGCCCGTGCTGA